The Pyrenophora tritici-repentis strain M4 chromosome 10, whole genome shotgun sequence genome contains a region encoding:
- a CDS encoding APA2, ATP adenylyltransferase (5',5'''-P-1,P-4-tetraphosphate phosphorylase II) produces the protein MLLELSEALPSIVKRKFEAAKASSDLLFSPSELAIIRTSTGIPFQLRYCPSLAKKPLPNLPGATPKQKIDPFENPPEALRIADIPTIDPSHVLVLNKFPIIAEHFILATKSNKKQTHVLEQDDLEATYACLKEWQESTGDQKRRLLAFFNSGEHSGASQPHRHLQFLPVEGMRDGDKTSSWDMLIDSILDTTGQSTTARDIPFAFFPRLFNSEPSGAELLAMYKELYESAKAAVDAFISSHPDQFALHPVDDGDLPISYNLGMTTSGMVVIPRRAEGTMLRRDDGSEVGFVALNGTTLGGTMMVKHQDEWDMLRNNPVLLDKILGAIGIPREPQAPRPHV, from the exons ATGCTACTTGAATTATCCGAGGCTCTTCCGAGCATTGTAAAGCGCAAGTTTGAGGCAGCAAAGGCATCTTCGGATCTGCTGTTTTCGCCTTCTGAGCTGGCAATCATCCGCACATCAACAGGCATCCCC TTTCAATTGCGCTATTGTCCGTCGCTCGCGAAGAAGCCCCTACCAAATCTTCCAGGTGCTACACCCAAGCAGAAGATCGATCCATTCGAAAACCCGCCAGAAGCACTCCGCATCGCAGACATCCCCACCATAGACCCCTCCCACgtcctcgtcctcaacaaGTTTCCTATCATAGCCGAGCACTTCATCCTCGCCACCAAATCAAACAAGAAGCAGACACATGTACTTGAGCAAGATGACCTGGAAGCAACCTACGCTTGTTTGAAAGAATGGCAGGAGAGCACAGGCGACCAAAAGAGGCGGCTTCTCGCCTTCTTCAACTCGGGTGAGCATAGTGGCGCATCGCAGCCTCACCGGCATCTGCAATTCCTACCCGTAGAAGGTATGCGCGATGGTGACAAGACCAGCAGCTGGGACATGCTCATAGACAGTATCCTGGACACCACCGGACAATCGACCACAGCACGCGATATACCATTTGCATTTTTCCCCCGTCTATTCAATTCGGAGCCATCTGGCGCTGAACTCCTCGCCATGTACAAGGAGCTATACGAGTCCGCAAAAGCAGCAGTCGACGCCTTCATCTCCTCTCACCCAGACCAATTCGCCCTTCACCCCGTAGACGACGGCGACCTGCCCATCAGCTACAACCTCGGTATGACAACAAGCGGCATGGTCGTCATACCCAGGCGCGCCGAGGGTACCATGCTTCGCCGCGATGACGGCAGCGAAGTCGGCTTCGTAGCTCTGAACGGCACAACACTAGGCGGTACCATGATGGTCAAGCACCAGGATGAGTGGGACATGCTACGCAACAATCCTGTCCTGCTAGACAAAATCCTCGGTGCGATTGGTATACCTAGAGAACCCCAAGCACCCAGACCACATGTCTAG